Part of the Amycolatopsis sp. 195334CR genome is shown below.
GATAGCCTGCCGGTGAACACCGTGCTGTCGCCCTCGGCGAGGTCGAGCGCGCCGCTGAGCAGCGGGTGGTCGGCCGCGTCGAGACCGGCCGCGGTCGGATCGGTGGCCCCGGCCGGGGCGTCCAGCCAGTACCGCTTGCGCTGGAACGGGTACGTCGGCAGGTCGACGCGCTTTGCCGTGCCGGACGGGAAAACCGCGGTCCAGTCGAGGTCGACCCCGTTGACGTGGGCCTGGGCGGCCGAGGCGAGGAACTGCTTCCAGTCGCCGTTGTCCCGCCGCAGCGTGCCGGAAACCGTGCTGACGCCGTCCTCGCGCGTCTCGTCGAGGGTCTGCTGGATGCCGATGGTGAGCACCGGGTGCGGGCTGGTCTCCACAAAGGACCGGTGCCCGTCCCGGCGCAGGGCACGTACCGCGCTGTCGAGCTGCACGGTCTCCCGCAGGTTCCGGTACCAGTACGCGGCGTCCAGCTCGGTGGTGTCGATCGGTTCGCCGGTGACGGTCGAGTAGAACGGGATCTCCGCGGGCAGCGGTTCGACGTCGGCGAGCATGTCCAGCAGCGATTCGCGCAGCGTGTCGACGTGCGGTGAGTGCGAGGCGTAGTCCACCGCGATCCGCCGGGCGCGCACGCCCTCGGCCTCGTAGCCAGCCAGCAGTTCGTCGATCGCCTGCTTTGCGCCGGAGACCACAGTGGACTCCGGGCCGTTGATCGCCGCGATGCCGAGGCGTCCGTCGAGCAGCGCGGGGTGTTCGCGGATCTGCGACGCGGGCAGGGGGACCGAGGCCATGCCACCGCGGCCGCTCAGCGCCGAGACGGCCTGGCTGCGCCGGGCGACGATGAGCGCGGCGTCCTCCAACGTGAGCGCTCCGGCGATGTGCGCGGCGGCGATTTCCCCCTGCGAGTGCCCGATCACCGCGCTCGCCTTGGCGCCGATCGACTGCCACAGCCGGGCCAGCGAGACCATCACCGCGAACAACGCGGGCTGCACCACGTCGACCCGTTCCAGCGGCGGCGAACCGTGCGCGCCTTCGAGCACGTCCCGCAGCGACCAGTCGACGTGCGGGGCGAGTGCGTCGGTGCAGAGCTGGATCTGCTCGCGGAACACGTCCGACGTCCCGAGCAGCGGCACCGCCATGCGGGCCCACTGGGAACTCTGGCCGGGGAACACAAAAACCGGCTCGCGGGCGCCTGCGACCGGGTTCTGCGCACCGTGCGGGGTGGTGACCAGCCCGGTCGCCGACTCGCCACGTGACAGCCGGTCGAGCCCGTGCAGGAAGTCCTCGCGGTTGTCGGCGACCACCACCGCCCGGTGCGCGAAGGTCGATCGGGTGGTGGCCAGTGAGTAGCCGATCGTCGCCGGGTCCGAAGTGGACGCGACGATGTGGCGGCGCAGCTGCTGGGCCTGCACGTGCAGAGCGCGCTCACTGCGGGCCGACAGCAGCCACGGCACCGGACGCTGGTCTGCGGGCGTTTCGGGTTCGGCGGCCGCTTTCGGCGCCTCCTCCAGGATCACGTGCGCGTTGGTGCCGCTGATGCCGAACGACGAGATCCCGGCGCGGCGCGGGGTGTCGGTCTCCGGCCACTGCACCGGCTCGTTGAGCAGCGACACGGCACCGGCGGCCCAGTCGATGTGCGGGCTCGGCTGGTCGGCGTGGAGCGTGCGCGGCAGGGTTTCGTGCCGCAGCGCCAGCACCATCTTGATCACCCCGGCCACGCCGGCGGCGGCCTGCGTGTGCCCGATGTTCGACTTGATCGAGCCCAGCCACAGCGGACGGTCACGTTGTTTTTTTCCGTAGGTGGCCAGCAATGCCTGCGCCTCGATCGGGTCGCCGAGCGTGGTACCGGTGCTGTGCGCCTCGACCGCGTCCACTTCGGACGGTTCCAGACCGGCGGTGGCCAGTGCCTGCCGGATGACCCGTTCCTGCGACGGCCCGTTCGGCGCGGAGAGCTGGCTGCTGGCGCCGTCCTGGTTGACCGCGCTGCCGCGGATCACCGCCAGCACCGGATGTCCGTTGCGCTCGGCGTCGGACAGGCGCTCCAGCAGGATCAACCCGGCGCCTTCGGCGAACCCGGTGCCGTCGGCCGAAGCGGAGAACGACTTGCACCGGCCGTCCGGGGACAGCCCGCGCTGACGGCTGAACTCGACGAACGTGCTCGGGGTGGCCATCACGGTCACCCCGCCGGCCAGTGCCAGCGTGCATTCCGACTGCCGCAGCGACTGGGCGGCCAGGTGGATCGCCACCAGCGAGGACGAGCACGCGGTGTCGATGGTGACCGCGGGACCTTCGAAGCCGAAGGTGTAGGAGACGCGGCCGGAGGCGATGCTGGGCGCGCTCCCGTTGCCGAGGTAGCCCTCGAACCCGGCGGGCGCGCGGTGCAGCCGCGACGCGTAGTCGTCGTACATCACCCCCGCGAACACCCCGGTCCGGCTGCCGCGCAACGAAAGCGGGTCGATCCCGGCGTGCTCCAGCGTTTCCCACGCGGTTTCCAGCAGCAGCCGCTGCTGCGGGTCGATGGCCAGCGCCTCGCGCGGGCTGATGCCGAAGAAGTCGGCGTCGAAGTGGTCCGCGTCCTCCAGGAAGCCGCCCTGGCGGGTGTAGCTGGTGCCGACGCGCTCGGGATCGGGGTCGTACAGGTGCTCGACGTCCCAGCCGCGGTCGGCGGGGAAGCCGGAGATGGCGTCCGTGCCGGAGGCGACCAGTTCCCACAGCTCGGCCGGGGAGCGCACGTCACCGGGGTAGCGGCAGCCCATCGCCACCACGGCGATCGGCTCGGTGGCGCGGCCGGAGAGTTCGGCCACGCGTTCGCGAGCCTGGCGGAGTTCGGCCGTCGCGCGCTTGAGGTAGTCCCGCAGCTTGTCTTCGGTCGTCATCTTCTCCCGTTGCCCCTCTGTCCCAGTTCTTCGTCGAGAGCGTCGAAGAGTTCCTCGTCGCTCAGCGAATCGAGATCGGCCGAGGCGCCGTTGCCCGTACCGTTCGTGTCCCACTTGTGCAGCAGTTGTGCCATCCGCGCGAGCACCTCGGCCTGCCGGTCGGAGTCCATCGTGGACAGTTCGGCGGTCAGCCGGTCCAGTTCGTCGACCGGTGCCGGGGCCAGCTCGGCCCGCAGGTAGTCGGCGATCGCGGCCGGGGTCGGGTGGTTGAACACCAGCGTGGACGGCAGCCGCAGCCCGGTCTCCGCGGCGAGCCGGTTGCGGAACTCCACCGCGGTCAGCGAGTCGAAGCCCATCGCGAGCAGGCCGCGGTCGGCGTCGATGCCGTCCGTACCGGCGTGCCCGAGCACGTCGGCCACCGTGGTGGTGACCAGTTCCAGCAACCGGCGGCGCTGCTCGGCCTCGCTCAACCGGCCCAGCGAGTCGGTGTCGTTCGCCGCCGCCCGGCGGGTGCGCGTGACGCCCCGGTAGAGCGGGTGGTCGGCGGTGAAGTCCAGCTTCGCCGCGACGAGTGCCGGGTGCTCACCGCCGAGCGCGGCGTCGAACAGGGCGAGCGCGTCGCCGGGCAGCAGCGGGGCGATCCCGAGCTTGGCCAGCCTCGCATGATCCACTGTGGACAAGGAATCGGTCATGCCGCCGCTCTCGGCCCACAGGCCCCACGCGAGGCTGGTCGCGGGCAGGCCTCCGGCGTGGCGGTGGTGCGCGAGCCCGTCGAGGTAGGCGTTGGCCGCGGCGTAGGCACTCTGCCCGGCGCTGCCGAACGTGCCCGCGATGGAGGAGAACAACACGAAGGCGTCCAGGTCGAGGTGCCGGGTCAGTTCGTGCAGGTTCCACGCGGCGGTCACCTTGGGCCGGGCGACCTTCTGCCACTGGTCCTCGGTGAGCGAGGTGAGCACGGCGTCGTCGAGCACGCCGGCGGTGTGGACCACCGCGGTGAGCGGATGCTCGGCCGGGATGTCCGCGAGGACATCGGCGAGCGCGTCACGGTCGGCGGTGTCGCAGGCGACCACGCGCGCGTTCGGCCCGAGTTCCGCCGGTACCTCGCCACCGCTGCGGCTGACCAGGAGCAAGTGCCGGATTCCGTGGTGCTGCACCAGGTGCCGGGCGATCCGGCGGCCGAGTGCGCCGGTACCGCCGGTGAGCAGGACGGTGCCTTCCGGATCGAGTTCGCGGCCGTTGGCGGTGGCGCGTACCAGTCGCGGTGCCAGTACTTCGCCGTCGCGCACCCGGAGTTCGGGCGCGCCGGTCAACGGGGTGTTTTCCGGCTGGTCGGTGTCGACCAGGGCGAACCGGTCGCCGTGTTCGCGCTGGGCGGCGCGGACCAGACCGTGGATCGCGGCACCGGCCAGCTCGTCCGCCCGCGTGACCACGGTGAGCCGGCCACTGTCCTTGGTGAGGTGCTGCTGGAGCGCGGTGGCGACCCGCCAGGTGGCTTCGAGCACGTCGGTTCCGTTGGCGTGCAGGACTTCCGTCTCGATGTCGGCGGCCTGCGGTGCCGGTACCCAGTCCACGCGGAACAGGTCGAGCCGCTTGGCCGCACCGAGGTCCGCGGGCCGGGTTTCCAGCGCGCCGACGGTGATCACCGGCTGCCCGGCGGGATCGGTGGCGGACAGGCGGTAGGCACCGTCGCCGGCGGGCGTCAACCGGATCCGCAGGGACCGCGCGCCGGTCGCGTGCAGCGCGACATCCCGCCAGGCGAAGGGGACCCGCGTCTCGGTGGTGTCCAGCGCCAGGAGGTGGAACGCGGAATCGAGCAGCGCGGGGTGGATGCCGTGGCCTTCTTCGTTCGCGTCGAGGTGGAGTTCGGCGAACCGTTCGCCGTCGTGTTCCCAGACCG
Proteins encoded:
- a CDS encoding type I polyketide synthase, with product MRDYLKRATAELRQARERVAELSGRATEPIAVVAMGCRYPGDVRSPAELWELVASGTDAISGFPADRGWDVEHLYDPDPERVGTSYTRQGGFLEDADHFDADFFGISPREALAIDPQQRLLLETAWETLEHAGIDPLSLRGSRTGVFAGVMYDDYASRLHRAPAGFEGYLGNGSAPSIASGRVSYTFGFEGPAVTIDTACSSSLVAIHLAAQSLRQSECTLALAGGVTVMATPSTFVEFSRQRGLSPDGRCKSFSASADGTGFAEGAGLILLERLSDAERNGHPVLAVIRGSAVNQDGASSQLSAPNGPSQERVIRQALATAGLEPSEVDAVEAHSTGTTLGDPIEAQALLATYGKKQRDRPLWLGSIKSNIGHTQAAAGVAGVIKMVLALRHETLPRTLHADQPSPHIDWAAGAVSLLNEPVQWPETDTPRRAGISSFGISGTNAHVILEEAPKAAAEPETPADQRPVPWLLSARSERALHVQAQQLRRHIVASTSDPATIGYSLATTRSTFAHRAVVVADNREDFLHGLDRLSRGESATGLVTTPHGAQNPVAGAREPVFVFPGQSSQWARMAVPLLGTSDVFREQIQLCTDALAPHVDWSLRDVLEGAHGSPPLERVDVVQPALFAVMVSLARLWQSIGAKASAVIGHSQGEIAAAHIAGALTLEDAALIVARRSQAVSALSGRGGMASVPLPASQIREHPALLDGRLGIAAINGPESTVVSGAKQAIDELLAGYEAEGVRARRIAVDYASHSPHVDTLRESLLDMLADVEPLPAEIPFYSTVTGEPIDTTELDAAYWYRNLRETVQLDSAVRALRRDGHRSFVETSPHPVLTIGIQQTLDETREDGVSTVSGTLRRDNGDWKQFLASAAQAHVNGVDLDWTAVFPSGTAKRVDLPTYPFQRKRYWLDAPAGATDPTAAGLDAADHPLLSGALDLAEGDSTVFTGRLSPHAQPWLADHTVLGTALLPGSAFVDMALFVAERTGCAQIEELLLQAPLVLPEQGTLRVQVSAGPVEDDHRSLTVHSRPEDAEPDDPWTLHVTGSLSVEAPEVAGDLTGSWPPAGAVPVEMDEFYERLQDEGYGYGPTFRGLRGVWKLGEEIYAHVVLPEEQHADGERCALHPALLDAALHPLARESLGGEGISLPFSWNGVSLRTTGATALRVRLTPLGPDSYRVTLADSVGAPVAAIDTLTARRINPARLGSSGYRSMLFHVEWSPLRETELAAEATPEVVTADDVPTALRLVQQAITDDRRLVFVTSGAVSTEPGEDVTDLTGAAVWGLVRSAQNEHPDRFTLVDTDSPASIPAVGEPQIAVRNGKALVPRLARTTADLTHTRLDPAGTVLITGGTGVLGGHLARHLVLNHGVRHLLLTSRRGLDAPGATGLAADLADLGAEVTIAACDAADRTALESLLATVTRPLTAVVHAAGVLDDATITALTPEQLANVWRPKVDAAWNLHELTGDLAAFVLFSSIASTIGTPGQANYAASNAYLDALAEHRRARGKPAISLAWGYWAETTGMTGHLDHADHTRMARAGIVPLATEQGFALFDAALTTGRAVVVPAKMDTAALRNQATAGTLPRLFQNLVKAPAKRAGAGMADLAQRLADLAESEQQALLIDVVRGHVATVLGHTDPDTIPTEKAFKELGFDSLTAVELRNRLTAATGLRLPATLVFDHPTLAGLAGYMRAELAPRTEEPDPASAVLDRLRGLEEDPIGLSDPRVTDRLRELLAVAGGTDSGLGSASADELFDFIDGKLGRKVETA